A region from the Pelecanus crispus isolate bPelCri1 chromosome 11, bPelCri1.pri, whole genome shotgun sequence genome encodes:
- the PATZ1 gene encoding POZ-, AT hook-, and zinc finger-containing protein 1 isoform X2, whose translation MERVSEAAACGPSSGCYTYQVSRHSADMLHSLNQQRKNGGRFCDVLLRVGDESFPAHRAVLAACSEYFESVFSAQLGDGAGGGGGGGGAEGGATEAAAAAGGAAAAGGAPGGGRELEMHTISSKVFGDILDFAYTSRIVVRLESFPELMTAAKFLLMRSVIDICQEVIKQSNVQILVPPARPDIMLFRPGAADLGFPLDMTNGAALAPNGNGIAGMPEDEATRAALTAAQSSLPVLQGVDRLPMVAGPLSPPLLASPFQNVAASAPALSTKRGRGRPRKANLLDSMMFGTPGGLREAGILPCGLCGKVFTDANRLRQHEAQHGVTSLQLGYIDIPPPRLGENGVPGQDDPDAPRKRSRTRKQVACEICGKIFRDVYHLNRHKLSHSGEKPYSCPVCGLRFKRKDRMSYHVRSHDGSVGKPYICQSCGKGFSRPDHLNGHIKQVHTSERPHKCQTCNASFATRDRLRSHLACHEDKVPCQVCGKYLRAAYMADHLKKHSEGPSNFCTICNRGFSSASYLKVHVKTHHGVPLPQVSRHQESIPNGGAAFHCVRTYGIKEGQKCSHSDPIESSDSYGDLSDTSDLKTPEKQSTNGSFSCDMAVSKNKMETEGEKKYPCPECGSFFRSKSYLNKHIQKVHVRALGGPLGDLGPALGSPFSPQQNMSLLESFGFQIVQSAFASSLVDPEVDQQPMGPEGK comes from the exons ATGGAGCGGGTGAGCGAGGCCGCCGCCTGCGGCCCCTCGTCGGGCTGCTACACGTACCAGGTGAGCCGGCACAGCGCCGACATGCTGCACAGCCTCAACCAGCAGCGCAAGAACGGCGGCCGCTTCTGCGACGTGCTCCTGCGCGTGGGCGACGAGAGCTTCCCGGCGCACCGGGCGGTGCTGGCCGCTTGCAGCGAGTACTTCGAGTCGGTGTTCAGCGCGCAGCTGGGCGacggggcaggcggcggcggcggcggcggcggcgcggaaGGGGGCGCGacggaggcggcggcggcggccggcggggcggcggcggccggcggggcccccgggggcgggcgggagctGGAGATGCACACCATCAGCTCCAAGGTGTTCGGAGACATCCTGGACTTCGCCTACACGTCGCGCATCGTGGTGCGGCTGGAGAGCTTCCCGGAGCTCATGACGGCCGCCAAGTTCCTGCTGATGCGCTCCGTGATTGACATCTGCCAGGAGGTTATCAAGCAGTCCAATGTGCAGATCCTCGTGCCCCCCGCACGCCCCGACATTATGCTCTTCCGTCCGGGGGCCGCCGACCTCGGCTTCCCTCTTGACATGACCAACGGTGCCGCTTTGGCGCCCAATGGCAACGGCATCGCCGGTATGCCCGAAGACGAGGCCACGCGGGCTGCGCTCACTGCGGCGCAGTCCTCCCTGCCTGTTCTGCAGGGTGTGGACCGCCTGCCCATGGTGGCGGGACCTCTGTCCCCACCGCTGCTGGCCTCACCCTTCCAGAATGTTGCTGCTAGTGCCCCCGCTTTAAGCACCAAGAGGGGCAGAGGGCGTCCCCGTAAAGCCAATCTCTTGGACTCCATGATGTTTGGTACCCCCGGGGGCCTGCGAGAGGCTGGTATCCTGCCTTGTGGCCTCTGCGGGAAAGTATTCACGGATGCTAATCGTCTTCGCCAGCATGAGGCTCAACACGGGGTGACAAGCTTACAGCTGGGCTACATAGACATCCCACCCCCGAGACTGGGTGAAAATGGTGTCCCCGGTCAGGATGACCCCGATGCACCCCGAAAAAGAAGCAGGACGAGGAAACAGGTGGCCTGTGAGATCTGTGGCAAGATTTTTCGGGACGTGTACCACCTGAATCGGCACAAGCTGTCACACTCTGGCGAGAAGCCTTACTCTTGTCCGGTGTGTGGCTTACGGTTCAAGCGGAAAGACAGGATGTCCTATCACGTTCGATCTCACGATGGCTCTGTGGGAAAGCCCTACATCTGCCAGAGCTGTGGAAAAGGCTTTTCCAG gccAGACCACTTGAATGGACACATCAAACAGGTGCATACCTCAGAGAGACCTCACAAGTGTCAG ACTTGTAATGCTTCCTTTGCCACTCGTGACCGACTGCGCTCACACCTAGCATGTCATGAAGACAAAGTTCCATGCCAGGTGTGTGGGAAGTACTTGCGAGCCGCATATATGGCAGATCATTTGAAGAAACATAGTGAAGGACCAAGCAATTTCTGCACTATCTGTAACCGAG gtttctcctctgcctcctaCTTAAAGGTCCATGTTAAAACCCACCACGGtgttccccttccccaggtCTCCAGGCACCAGGAGTCCATCCCGAATGGGGGAGCAGCGTTCCACTGCGTCAGGACCTATGGCATCAAAG AAGGCCAGAAATGTTCACATTCGGACCCGATTGAGAGTTCTGATTCATACGGAGACCTCTCTGACACCAGTGACCTCAAGACTCCTGAGAAACAGAGCACCAATGGGTCCTTCTCGTGTGACATGGCAGTCAGCAAAAACAAAATGGAGACGGAAGGAGAGAAGAAGTACCCTTGCCCTGAATGTGGCAGCTTTTTCAGATCAAAGTCTTATCTGAACAAACACATACAGAAAGTTCACGTCAGGGCCCTTGGTGGCCCATTGGGGGACCTCGGTCCTGCTCTAGGATCCCCCTTTTCACCCCAACAGAACATGTCTCTTCTGGAGTCATTTGGGTTTCAGATCGTCCAGTCAGCTTTTGCATCATCCCTAGTGGATCCAGAGGTCGACCAGCAACCAATGGGGCCAGAGGGGAAATGA
- the PATZ1 gene encoding POZ-, AT hook-, and zinc finger-containing protein 1 isoform X3: protein MERVSEAAACGPSSGCYTYQVSRHSADMLHSLNQQRKNGGRFCDVLLRVGDESFPAHRAVLAACSEYFESVFSAQLGDGAGGGGGGGGAEGGATEAAAAAGGAAAAGGAPGGGRELEMHTISSKVFGDILDFAYTSRIVVRLESFPELMTAAKFLLMRSVIDICQEVIKQSNVQILVPPARPDIMLFRPGAADLGFPLDMTNGAALAPNGNGIAGMPEDEATRAALTAAQSSLPVLQGVDRLPMVAGPLSPPLLASPFQNVAASAPALSTKRGRGRPRKANLLDSMMFGTPGGLREAGILPCGLCGKVFTDANRLRQHEAQHGVTSLQLGYIDIPPPRLGENGVPGQDDPDAPRKRSRTRKQVACEICGKIFRDVYHLNRHKLSHSGEKPYSCPVCGLRFKRKDRMSYHVRSHDGSVGKPYICQSCGKGFSRPDHLNGHIKQVHTSERPHKCQTCNASFATRDRLRSHLACHEDKVPCQVCGKYLRAAYMADHLKKHSEGPSNFCTICNREGQKCSHSDPIESSDSYGDLSDTSDLKTPEKQSTNGSFSCDMAVSKNKMETEGEKKYPCPECGSFFRSKSYLNKHIQKVHVRALGGPLGDLGPALGSPFSPQQNMSLLESFGFQIVQSAFASSLVDPEVDQQPMGPEGK from the exons ATGGAGCGGGTGAGCGAGGCCGCCGCCTGCGGCCCCTCGTCGGGCTGCTACACGTACCAGGTGAGCCGGCACAGCGCCGACATGCTGCACAGCCTCAACCAGCAGCGCAAGAACGGCGGCCGCTTCTGCGACGTGCTCCTGCGCGTGGGCGACGAGAGCTTCCCGGCGCACCGGGCGGTGCTGGCCGCTTGCAGCGAGTACTTCGAGTCGGTGTTCAGCGCGCAGCTGGGCGacggggcaggcggcggcggcggcggcggcggcgcggaaGGGGGCGCGacggaggcggcggcggcggccggcggggcggcggcggccggcggggcccccgggggcgggcgggagctGGAGATGCACACCATCAGCTCCAAGGTGTTCGGAGACATCCTGGACTTCGCCTACACGTCGCGCATCGTGGTGCGGCTGGAGAGCTTCCCGGAGCTCATGACGGCCGCCAAGTTCCTGCTGATGCGCTCCGTGATTGACATCTGCCAGGAGGTTATCAAGCAGTCCAATGTGCAGATCCTCGTGCCCCCCGCACGCCCCGACATTATGCTCTTCCGTCCGGGGGCCGCCGACCTCGGCTTCCCTCTTGACATGACCAACGGTGCCGCTTTGGCGCCCAATGGCAACGGCATCGCCGGTATGCCCGAAGACGAGGCCACGCGGGCTGCGCTCACTGCGGCGCAGTCCTCCCTGCCTGTTCTGCAGGGTGTGGACCGCCTGCCCATGGTGGCGGGACCTCTGTCCCCACCGCTGCTGGCCTCACCCTTCCAGAATGTTGCTGCTAGTGCCCCCGCTTTAAGCACCAAGAGGGGCAGAGGGCGTCCCCGTAAAGCCAATCTCTTGGACTCCATGATGTTTGGTACCCCCGGGGGCCTGCGAGAGGCTGGTATCCTGCCTTGTGGCCTCTGCGGGAAAGTATTCACGGATGCTAATCGTCTTCGCCAGCATGAGGCTCAACACGGGGTGACAAGCTTACAGCTGGGCTACATAGACATCCCACCCCCGAGACTGGGTGAAAATGGTGTCCCCGGTCAGGATGACCCCGATGCACCCCGAAAAAGAAGCAGGACGAGGAAACAGGTGGCCTGTGAGATCTGTGGCAAGATTTTTCGGGACGTGTACCACCTGAATCGGCACAAGCTGTCACACTCTGGCGAGAAGCCTTACTCTTGTCCGGTGTGTGGCTTACGGTTCAAGCGGAAAGACAGGATGTCCTATCACGTTCGATCTCACGATGGCTCTGTGGGAAAGCCCTACATCTGCCAGAGCTGTGGAAAAGGCTTTTCCAG gccAGACCACTTGAATGGACACATCAAACAGGTGCATACCTCAGAGAGACCTCACAAGTGTCAG ACTTGTAATGCTTCCTTTGCCACTCGTGACCGACTGCGCTCACACCTAGCATGTCATGAAGACAAAGTTCCATGCCAGGTGTGTGGGAAGTACTTGCGAGCCGCATATATGGCAGATCATTTGAAGAAACATAGTGAAGGACCAAGCAATTTCTGCACTATCTGTAACCGAG AAGGCCAGAAATGTTCACATTCGGACCCGATTGAGAGTTCTGATTCATACGGAGACCTCTCTGACACCAGTGACCTCAAGACTCCTGAGAAACAGAGCACCAATGGGTCCTTCTCGTGTGACATGGCAGTCAGCAAAAACAAAATGGAGACGGAAGGAGAGAAGAAGTACCCTTGCCCTGAATGTGGCAGCTTTTTCAGATCAAAGTCTTATCTGAACAAACACATACAGAAAGTTCACGTCAGGGCCCTTGGTGGCCCATTGGGGGACCTCGGTCCTGCTCTAGGATCCCCCTTTTCACCCCAACAGAACATGTCTCTTCTGGAGTCATTTGGGTTTCAGATCGTCCAGTCAGCTTTTGCATCATCCCTAGTGGATCCAGAGGTCGACCAGCAACCAATGGGGCCAGAGGGGAAATGA
- the PATZ1 gene encoding POZ-, AT hook-, and zinc finger-containing protein 1 isoform X1, with protein MERVSEAAACGPSSGCYTYQVSRHSADMLHSLNQQRKNGGRFCDVLLRVGDESFPAHRAVLAACSEYFESVFSAQLGDGAGGGGGGGGAEGGATEAAAAAGGAAAAGGAPGGGRELEMHTISSKVFGDILDFAYTSRIVVRLESFPELMTAAKFLLMRSVIDICQEVIKQSNVQILVPPARPDIMLFRPGAADLGFPLDMTNGAALAPNGNGIAGMPEDEATRAALTAAQSSLPVLQGVDRLPMVAGPLSPPLLASPFQNVAASAPALSTKRGRGRPRKANLLDSMMFGTPGGLREAGILPCGLCGKVFTDANRLRQHEAQHGVTSLQLGYIDIPPPRLGENGVPGQDDPDAPRKRSRTRKQVACEICGKIFRDVYHLNRHKLSHSGEKPYSCPVCGLRFKRKDRMSYHVRSHDGSVGKPYICQSCGKGFSRPDHLNGHIKQVHTSERPHKCQQENGSHHGISSETSTSIEKLKLQETCNASFATRDRLRSHLACHEDKVPCQVCGKYLRAAYMADHLKKHSEGPSNFCTICNRGFSSASYLKVHVKTHHGVPLPQVSRHQESIPNGGAAFHCVRTYGIKEGQKCSHSDPIESSDSYGDLSDTSDLKTPEKQSTNGSFSCDMAVSKNKMETEGEKKYPCPECGSFFRSKSYLNKHIQKVHVRALGGPLGDLGPALGSPFSPQQNMSLLESFGFQIVQSAFASSLVDPEVDQQPMGPEGK; from the exons ATGGAGCGGGTGAGCGAGGCCGCCGCCTGCGGCCCCTCGTCGGGCTGCTACACGTACCAGGTGAGCCGGCACAGCGCCGACATGCTGCACAGCCTCAACCAGCAGCGCAAGAACGGCGGCCGCTTCTGCGACGTGCTCCTGCGCGTGGGCGACGAGAGCTTCCCGGCGCACCGGGCGGTGCTGGCCGCTTGCAGCGAGTACTTCGAGTCGGTGTTCAGCGCGCAGCTGGGCGacggggcaggcggcggcggcggcggcggcggcgcggaaGGGGGCGCGacggaggcggcggcggcggccggcggggcggcggcggccggcggggcccccgggggcgggcgggagctGGAGATGCACACCATCAGCTCCAAGGTGTTCGGAGACATCCTGGACTTCGCCTACACGTCGCGCATCGTGGTGCGGCTGGAGAGCTTCCCGGAGCTCATGACGGCCGCCAAGTTCCTGCTGATGCGCTCCGTGATTGACATCTGCCAGGAGGTTATCAAGCAGTCCAATGTGCAGATCCTCGTGCCCCCCGCACGCCCCGACATTATGCTCTTCCGTCCGGGGGCCGCCGACCTCGGCTTCCCTCTTGACATGACCAACGGTGCCGCTTTGGCGCCCAATGGCAACGGCATCGCCGGTATGCCCGAAGACGAGGCCACGCGGGCTGCGCTCACTGCGGCGCAGTCCTCCCTGCCTGTTCTGCAGGGTGTGGACCGCCTGCCCATGGTGGCGGGACCTCTGTCCCCACCGCTGCTGGCCTCACCCTTCCAGAATGTTGCTGCTAGTGCCCCCGCTTTAAGCACCAAGAGGGGCAGAGGGCGTCCCCGTAAAGCCAATCTCTTGGACTCCATGATGTTTGGTACCCCCGGGGGCCTGCGAGAGGCTGGTATCCTGCCTTGTGGCCTCTGCGGGAAAGTATTCACGGATGCTAATCGTCTTCGCCAGCATGAGGCTCAACACGGGGTGACAAGCTTACAGCTGGGCTACATAGACATCCCACCCCCGAGACTGGGTGAAAATGGTGTCCCCGGTCAGGATGACCCCGATGCACCCCGAAAAAGAAGCAGGACGAGGAAACAGGTGGCCTGTGAGATCTGTGGCAAGATTTTTCGGGACGTGTACCACCTGAATCGGCACAAGCTGTCACACTCTGGCGAGAAGCCTTACTCTTGTCCGGTGTGTGGCTTACGGTTCAAGCGGAAAGACAGGATGTCCTATCACGTTCGATCTCACGATGGCTCTGTGGGAAAGCCCTACATCTGCCAGAGCTGTGGAAAAGGCTTTTCCAG gccAGACCACTTGAATGGACACATCAAACAGGTGCATACCTCAGAGAGACCTCACAAGTGTCAG CAGGAAAATGGCAGCCACCATGGAATAAGCTCAGAGACATCCACATCCATAGAAAAGTTGAAACTTCAAGAG ACTTGTAATGCTTCCTTTGCCACTCGTGACCGACTGCGCTCACACCTAGCATGTCATGAAGACAAAGTTCCATGCCAGGTGTGTGGGAAGTACTTGCGAGCCGCATATATGGCAGATCATTTGAAGAAACATAGTGAAGGACCAAGCAATTTCTGCACTATCTGTAACCGAG gtttctcctctgcctcctaCTTAAAGGTCCATGTTAAAACCCACCACGGtgttccccttccccaggtCTCCAGGCACCAGGAGTCCATCCCGAATGGGGGAGCAGCGTTCCACTGCGTCAGGACCTATGGCATCAAAG AAGGCCAGAAATGTTCACATTCGGACCCGATTGAGAGTTCTGATTCATACGGAGACCTCTCTGACACCAGTGACCTCAAGACTCCTGAGAAACAGAGCACCAATGGGTCCTTCTCGTGTGACATGGCAGTCAGCAAAAACAAAATGGAGACGGAAGGAGAGAAGAAGTACCCTTGCCCTGAATGTGGCAGCTTTTTCAGATCAAAGTCTTATCTGAACAAACACATACAGAAAGTTCACGTCAGGGCCCTTGGTGGCCCATTGGGGGACCTCGGTCCTGCTCTAGGATCCCCCTTTTCACCCCAACAGAACATGTCTCTTCTGGAGTCATTTGGGTTTCAGATCGTCCAGTCAGCTTTTGCATCATCCCTAGTGGATCCAGAGGTCGACCAGCAACCAATGGGGCCAGAGGGGAAATGA